DNA sequence from the Candidatus Latescibacterota bacterium genome:
AACGAGATCGGCACGATAGAGCCGGTGAGAGAGATCAGCGAAATAGTCCACACCAATGGATCTCTGTTGCATGTGGATGCGGTGGCTGCCGCGGGCCGGATACCGATAGATGTGCGGGCTGACGGGATAGATCTTCTTACCCTTTCTTCGAACGATCTCTATGGACCGAGGGGCGCGGGAGCGCTTTATGTCAAAAAGGGTGTAAAGCTCCAGTCAGTGATGCCGGGGGGGGGACAGGAGAAAGGTCTCAGGTCCGGCTCGGAGGATGTCTTTGCGATTGTGGGAATGGGTGAAGCGGCGAAAATAGCAGCTGAAGAGATGCAGAACGAAAGCGCCAGGCTTATGAAGATAAGAGACGGATTGATCGCGGGGCTGCTCAAGGTCGAGCAGACATATCTCACGGGCCACCCCGTGAACAGGCTGCCCCATCATGTCAGCGTGAGATTCACTGCGATCGAGGGAGAGGGAATACTCCTGTGGCTGGACAAAGCCGGCATACAGGTGTCTACAGGTTCTGCCTGTTCCTCGCAGACCCTTCAGGCTTCACATGTCCTTCTCGCGACGGGGCTGCAGCACGAGGATGTCCATGGTTCCGTTGTGATGACGCTGGGGCGTTCGAGTAGCGCCGATGATATAGATTATGTGGTAAAGACCGCTACTGATACAGTCGACAGGTTGAGACAGATGTCTCCGGTATGGAGTGGAAGAAAATGACTGCTTCGCCAGAAGAAGATCTGTCGGGTCTGCGTACGCGGCGTTCTCTGGCATTCATCCTGACAGTGAGCATCTTGATAGTTCCCTGCTGGAATGCCTCGGCGAGGAACGCCGTATTGCATACCGATCATAACATCGCTGAAGAAGATCTATCCTTCGATCCCGAAGGCGATATCGATGATTACATTCTCTTTGCCCTGAAGAACAATCCCGGAATCAATGCCGCGTATTATTCCTGGAAGGCAGAGCTTGCCAGGGCCGGTGAAGTCTCCTGGCTGCCGGACCCGGTGCTGACATTCGGATATTTTATCGAGAGCATCGAAACGAGGGTCGGTCCACAGGTATACCGAATCGGTATCCGTCAATCTTTTCCATGGTTCGGGACACTGGGAGCGAAAAAAGAAGCGGCGCTGGAAAGTGCCGGAGCCTCCTGGCAATCTTTCATGTCTGAAAGGTCCCGGATCGTCTTTGGTATCAGGAGCGCATATATCGATTATTACGTCGCCGGAGCCCGTGCAGAGATCATCAAAGAGGAAATGGAGCTTCTGGAAGTATATGAGTCCGTGGTCATGGCCGGATACAGGTCGGGCAGATCAGCATACGGAGATCTTATCCGCGTTCAGGTCGAACTGGCCGGACTCGAGGAGCGGGCAGCTTCCCTTGGAGACAGGAAAGATACGGCGGGAGCGAGGCTTGGAGCTGTATTGGGACTGCCTGATCCGGTAGATCTTCCGGTTCCTGATGGGCTACCCGAATTCGAGCCGATACCTGAATGGGAAAAATTGAAATACAATGTGATTGAAAACAATCCCGATCTGAGGGCAGTAGAACACATGATCGAAAGGGAGCTCGCTACGGAAAGGGTAGCGCGCAAGAGTTACTGGCCCGACATAACGATCGGTTTTGACTATATACAGACTGATGAGGCGGCCGATCCGATGATGGTCGGCAGTGGGAAAGATCCGTGGGGGGTCAATTTGAGCCTTTCCCTTCCTGTCTGGTTTGGAAGGAGTGGCGCCATGGTCCGCAGAGCGTCGGCGAGCGCCGAGATGAACAGGTACAGGAAAAGGGATAAGGAAAACAAGATCATCGTTGCCGCCAGAGCAGCCTTTAACTCCTGGCGCGAGAATAAAAGAAAGGAAACTCTTTTCAGGAATGGCCTCGTGCCGAGGACGGAGCAGCTTCTCGAAGCGTCCTACTCGGCATACGAAGCGGGAAACGCGGATTTTATTGATGTCATCGTCTCACAGCGTCAGCTCCTCGATTACCGGTTGAAGTTGATCGATGCTGCCGCCATGAAAGCGAAGAAGATCGCGGAACTCGAGTATCTCTCGGGATCTGACGGTCCAGGAAATGGAATTGACCGGCGATGAACGCCGGACATGAAAGGAGAAAGCCATGAAAGTAATAAGCAGAATCCTGTTCGCGGTATTGATAGTAGCCTTTTCCGTAAGCGGCCTCTATGCGGAGAAGGATGAGTCCGCAGGGAAAGTAGTCGTTCCGGATGGATATAAACTGCAGACTACCTGCCCGGTGATGGGTGGGGAGATCGATTCGACGATATATTCTGACATGTACGGACAGAGGGTGTACTTCTGCTGTGCTATGTGTGTCGACAAGTTCAATGCTGATCCCGGAAAATACTTTGTAAAAGCGGCAAAGGAAAAGGTCCTTTTTCAGAATATGCAGGAGTTGTGTCCAGTGTCGGGACACCCGGTCAGCAAGGATCATTTCAGATATCATAATGGTATGGGACTCTTTTTCTGCAGTGACAAGTGTGCTGAAAAATTCGATAAGGCACCGGAAGAAGTTCTGAAAAAGATAAAGGACGGCGTAAAGAAAGCTGAAAAGAAACACGAACACAGTCATGACGGAGAATCCCACGATCACAAGCATTGAGTGTTCGGTCGATAGAGGAAGGAAAGCGATATGATGCGCGCAGTTGCGGACTGGATCCGTAAGGGACAGATGAAAGGGAGATTCTTTCCGGCAGTCGTCCTGATTATTCTGACTGTCTTTCTCGTTCCGGCGTGTGGAGGGAATGGGGATGGCGGCGAATCTTCAATGGAAGTAATGGCGGGACACGATCATGGTGTACACGCTTCCGGGGATGGGTCTGCCGCGGTGAAA
Encoded proteins:
- a CDS encoding cysteine desulfurase, which gives rise to MKNIYMDHQAAMPVDERVIEFASQFLTGNFTNPSSQYSLGLEASEAVEKAREKIASLINAESSKNIIFTGSATEASNLAIRGAAYRNADKMGRKVVASEIEHMSVLNPVKELGKNGFETKLVPVDEFGIIDLEKLDEIVDDGTVLTSVMLANNEIGTIEPVREISEIVHTNGSLLHVDAVAAAGRIPIDVRADGIDLLTLSSNDLYGPRGAGALYVKKGVKLQSVMPGGGQEKGLRSGSEDVFAIVGMGEAAKIAAEEMQNESARLMKIRDGLIAGLLKVEQTYLTGHPVNRLPHHVSVRFTAIEGEGILLWLDKAGIQVSTGSACSSQTLQASHVLLATGLQHEDVHGSVVMTLGRSSSADDIDYVVKTATDTVDRLRQMSPVWSGRK
- a CDS encoding TolC family protein, with product MTASPEEDLSGLRTRRSLAFILTVSILIVPCWNASARNAVLHTDHNIAEEDLSFDPEGDIDDYILFALKNNPGINAAYYSWKAELARAGEVSWLPDPVLTFGYFIESIETRVGPQVYRIGIRQSFPWFGTLGAKKEAALESAGASWQSFMSERSRIVFGIRSAYIDYYVAGARAEIIKEEMELLEVYESVVMAGYRSGRSAYGDLIRVQVELAGLEERAASLGDRKDTAGARLGAVLGLPDPVDLPVPDGLPEFEPIPEWEKLKYNVIENNPDLRAVEHMIERELATERVARKSYWPDITIGFDYIQTDEAADPMMVGSGKDPWGVNLSLSLPVWFGRSGAMVRRASASAEMNRYRKRDKENKIIVAARAAFNSWRENKRKETLFRNGLVPRTEQLLEASYSAYEAGNADFIDVIVSQRQLLDYRLKLIDAAAMKAKKIAELEYLSGSDGPGNGIDRR
- a CDS encoding YHS domain-containing protein, yielding MKVISRILFAVLIVAFSVSGLYAEKDESAGKVVVPDGYKLQTTCPVMGGEIDSTIYSDMYGQRVYFCCAMCVDKFNADPGKYFVKAAKEKVLFQNMQELCPVSGHPVSKDHFRYHNGMGLFFCSDKCAEKFDKAPEEVLKKIKDGVKKAEKKHEHSHDGESHDHKH